One stretch of Siphonobacter curvatus DNA includes these proteins:
- the rpsF gene encoding 30S ribosomal protein S6: protein MSQKQYETVFILTPVLSDVQTKDAVDKFKKILTDNGSELIHEESWGLKKLAYPIQGKGTGFYHLVEFTANPDVIATLETEYRRDERVMRFLTIALDKHAIAYNERKRKGLVGKKQEAPAE, encoded by the coding sequence ATGTCACAAAAACAGTACGAGACAGTATTCATCCTCACTCCCGTTTTGTCTGACGTCCAGACGAAGGATGCTGTCGACAAATTCAAAAAAATTCTGACCGATAACGGTTCTGAACTGATCCACGAAGAATCTTGGGGTCTGAAAAAACTGGCCTACCCGATTCAGGGAAAAGGAACGGGCTTCTATCACCTGGTAGAATTCACAGCGAACCCGGACGTAATCGCTACGCTTGAAACGGAATACCGTCGTGATGAGCGGGTAATGCGTTTTCTGACGATTGCTCTGGACAAGCATGCCATTGCGTACAACGAACGCAAGCGTAAAGGTCTGGTGGGCAAGAAACAAGAAGCTCCCGCTGAATAA
- a CDS encoding YggS family pyridoxal phosphate-dependent enzyme yields MNIVENLNKITKNMAGYPARLIAVTKTHPVEVLQETYDAGCKTFGENKVQDMVAKWEVLPKDIEWHMIGHLQTNKVKPIAPFVSLIHSVDSFKLLLEINKQAAKAKRVIDCLLQIHIAQEETKFGFSQQEAEAALHSEALAGLKNIRIVGLMGMASNTDDLIQVRLEFRGLKQFFERMKATVPVSERCELKELSMGMSSDYETALQEGSTLVRVGSAIFGAREYA; encoded by the coding sequence ATGAACATCGTTGAAAATCTGAATAAAATTACCAAAAACATGGCTGGCTACCCGGCCCGTTTGATTGCCGTTACTAAGACTCACCCCGTAGAAGTACTTCAGGAAACGTATGATGCCGGATGCAAAACCTTCGGCGAAAATAAAGTACAGGACATGGTAGCGAAGTGGGAAGTGTTACCGAAAGACATTGAGTGGCACATGATTGGTCATTTGCAAACCAACAAGGTAAAACCCATTGCTCCGTTTGTATCGTTGATCCATTCCGTAGACAGTTTTAAACTACTGCTTGAAATCAATAAGCAGGCAGCCAAGGCGAAGCGGGTGATTGATTGTCTGCTCCAAATTCACATTGCTCAGGAAGAGACCAAATTTGGTTTCAGCCAGCAGGAAGCCGAAGCAGCCCTCCACTCCGAAGCCCTGGCCGGATTAAAAAATATTCGCATCGTGGGTTTAATGGGTATGGCTTCTAATACCGATGATCTAATTCAGGTTCGACTGGAATTTCGGGGATTGAAGCAATTTTTCGAACGCATGAAAGCTACCGTTCCCGTATCTGAGCGTTGTGAACTCAAAGAATTGTCGATGGGCATGAGCAGCGATTACGAGACGGCTTTGCAGGAAGGTAGTACTCTTGTTCGCGTAGGCAGTGCTATTTTTGGAGCTCGCGAATACGCCTAA
- a CDS encoding GSCFA domain-containing protein, whose translation MHFRTEFSIPPSSWKLGLQSRVVSMGSCFAEVLGKRLQAHKIEGMYQPFGTLFSPLALYRILQYALAKEPVDDRLFLERDGRWLHYDTHSSITAASQQELGVRMQRELDQLAEALRRANLLVLTLGSAWAYRLLEPPRYVANCHKQPARIFDRDLLSVKTICKEFGTVYALLKAVNPGLRVLLTVSPVRHAKDGMMDNSVSKSILRAACHYLVSDYADVMYFPAYELLLDDLRDYRFYASDLVHPSEMAEVYIFEKFQQTYFDASLQQFTKDWEKITKALNHRPFQENSAVHLQFLTKLLTDLERMPVNVSPERAEVSERIQRITQALGH comes from the coding sequence ATGCACTTTCGCACCGAATTTTCCATTCCTCCTTCTTCCTGGAAACTAGGTTTACAATCCCGGGTCGTTTCGATGGGTTCCTGCTTTGCTGAAGTACTCGGAAAGCGGTTACAAGCTCATAAAATCGAAGGGATGTACCAACCCTTCGGCACCTTATTTAGTCCGCTTGCTCTGTACCGAATTTTGCAGTATGCTCTGGCCAAGGAGCCTGTGGATGATCGTTTATTTCTGGAACGAGACGGCCGCTGGCTGCATTACGATACGCATTCATCCATAACCGCTGCGAGTCAGCAGGAATTGGGAGTACGGATGCAACGGGAGCTGGATCAACTGGCCGAAGCACTCCGTCGGGCTAATTTACTAGTGCTGACCTTGGGTTCAGCCTGGGCGTATCGATTGCTGGAACCGCCCAGGTATGTAGCGAATTGCCATAAGCAACCTGCCCGCATCTTTGATCGCGATTTATTGAGTGTCAAGACCATTTGCAAAGAGTTTGGCACCGTGTATGCCTTACTAAAGGCGGTAAATCCTGGTTTACGTGTACTTCTAACCGTCAGTCCGGTACGTCATGCCAAGGATGGGATGATGGATAATTCAGTGAGTAAGTCCATTCTCCGGGCGGCCTGTCATTACCTGGTAAGCGATTACGCCGATGTCATGTATTTCCCGGCGTACGAATTACTGTTGGATGATTTACGGGACTACCGATTTTATGCGAGTGATCTAGTTCACCCCAGTGAAATGGCCGAAGTGTATATCTTTGAAAAATTTCAGCAGACGTACTTCGATGCCTCACTCCAACAGTTTACAAAAGACTGGGAGAAGATTACCAAAGCCCTGAATCATCGGCCTTTTCAGGAAAATTCAGCCGTTCATCTTCAGTTTCTTACTAAGCTGCTGACGGATCTTGAACGGATGCCCGTAAATGTAAGTCCGGAACGGGCGGAAGTAAGCGAACGAATACAACGCATTACGCAGGCTCTGGGCCACTGA
- a CDS encoding Mrp/NBP35 family ATP-binding protein: protein MGELRINKEDIIRALSTVEEPDLKKDLVTLNMIKDVELGVGEVRFTVVLTTPACPLKELIRQRCEDAIHTLVDPELRIVVNMTADVTTTAFGNKTILASVKNVIAIASGKGGVGKSTVTANLAIALKNAGAQVGILDADIYGPSIPVMFGAEDLQPTVTVIDGKNMINPILQYGIKMISMGFLVPADSPMVWRGPMASQALKQLMGDVNWGELDYLLIDLPPGTGDVHLTLVQSAPVTGAVIVTTPQKVALADAKKGLQMFMQPQINVPVLGIVENMAYFTPAELPENRYYLFGKGGGKWLAEHYELPFLGEIPLVQGIREAGDEGRPAATYTDSLTALAFQKTAEALAQQVAIRNATLEKTKRVEMTV, encoded by the coding sequence ATGGGCGAATTACGAATTAACAAAGAAGATATTATACGGGCCTTAAGTACCGTAGAAGAACCGGACTTGAAGAAAGACCTGGTTACGTTGAACATGATTAAAGACGTGGAACTGGGCGTCGGTGAGGTCCGGTTTACGGTTGTGTTAACGACGCCAGCCTGTCCCCTGAAAGAACTCATTCGTCAACGTTGTGAGGATGCCATCCATACCTTGGTGGACCCGGAATTACGCATCGTGGTGAACATGACGGCGGATGTAACGACTACGGCTTTTGGTAACAAAACCATTTTAGCATCGGTTAAAAACGTCATCGCCATTGCTTCGGGTAAAGGCGGTGTGGGTAAATCAACGGTTACAGCGAATCTGGCCATTGCCCTGAAAAATGCAGGTGCTCAGGTCGGGATTCTGGATGCGGACATCTACGGACCTTCCATTCCGGTCATGTTCGGTGCGGAAGATCTGCAACCGACTGTAACGGTAATAGATGGAAAGAATATGATTAATCCCATTTTGCAGTACGGGATTAAGATGATTTCCATGGGCTTTTTAGTACCGGCGGACAGCCCGATGGTATGGCGTGGCCCAATGGCGAGTCAGGCACTTAAACAGTTGATGGGGGATGTGAACTGGGGTGAACTGGATTACTTGCTAATTGACTTACCTCCCGGAACGGGCGACGTACATCTAACGCTGGTACAATCGGCTCCGGTTACAGGGGCGGTAATCGTAACCACGCCGCAGAAGGTAGCCCTGGCCGATGCCAAAAAAGGATTGCAAATGTTTATGCAACCGCAAATTAATGTACCGGTATTGGGAATCGTCGAGAATATGGCCTATTTTACGCCCGCCGAGCTACCCGAAAATCGGTACTATCTGTTTGGTAAAGGAGGTGGCAAATGGCTGGCAGAACATTACGAATTGCCTTTCCTGGGAGAAATTCCATTAGTACAGGGCATTCGCGAAGCCGGAGATGAAGGACGCCCCGCCGCTACCTACACCGATTCACTGACGGCTTTGGCCTTCCAGAAAACTGCCGAAGCACTGGCTCAGCAGGTTGCCATCCGGAATGCCACGCTTGAAAAAACCAAACGGGTTGAAATGACCGTTTAA
- a CDS encoding NifU family protein — METNLAHPLMGKVEQALNSIRPYLEADGGNVRIIEITDDNVVRLELMGACGSCTMSAMTFRGGIEDAIRRQVPEVSSIVAINL, encoded by the coding sequence ATGGAAACGAATCTCGCACATCCCTTAATGGGAAAAGTCGAACAGGCTTTGAATAGCATTCGTCCCTACCTTGAAGCGGATGGAGGCAATGTTCGTATCATTGAAATTACGGACGATAACGTAGTACGGTTAGAATTGATGGGAGCCTGTGGTTCCTGCACGATGTCAGCCATGACCTTCCGTGGAGGCATCGAAGACGCCATCCGTCGGCAGGTTCCTGAAGTAAGTAGCATTGTAGCGATTAACTTATAA
- a CDS encoding transglutaminase family protein translates to MQYRVRHQLTYNYSNAVTLSPHRLYLQARSTSYQQIKGFKLQVSPEPDKMIGITDSEGNTQHLLFFSTPTTQLQILAESEIESTLSNPFDFILYPFEHQKLPIKYGEEERRLLTLYLEKGGVTPAVEQFTRLIATESRWDTLQFLIRLNECIHEEFSYEIREEGFPQTPDYTLQNRRGSCRDYATLYVICCQCLGLAARFVSGYYFGNADETQYLHAWAEVYLPGAGWRGFDPTQNCLAADSHLVLAVSAFPEMISPVHGTYTGPAESALETSVEVIPSAILY, encoded by the coding sequence ATGCAATATCGCGTCCGTCATCAGCTTACCTATAACTACTCGAATGCTGTTACACTGAGTCCGCATCGCCTGTATCTCCAGGCTCGGTCTACTTCTTATCAGCAGATAAAAGGCTTTAAATTACAGGTTAGTCCAGAGCCGGATAAAATGATTGGCATTACTGACAGCGAAGGAAACACGCAACATCTCTTGTTTTTCAGTACGCCAACTACGCAGTTGCAAATTCTGGCTGAAAGTGAAATTGAGTCTACCCTATCCAATCCTTTTGATTTCATTCTCTATCCGTTTGAACATCAAAAACTGCCCATCAAGTACGGGGAAGAAGAACGTCGACTATTGACCTTGTACTTAGAAAAGGGAGGCGTTACGCCGGCCGTTGAACAATTTACGAGGCTCATTGCTACCGAATCCCGCTGGGATACGTTGCAGTTTCTCATTCGGCTGAATGAGTGCATTCACGAAGAATTTTCGTACGAAATTCGGGAAGAAGGCTTCCCGCAAACGCCGGATTACACCTTACAAAACCGACGGGGCTCCTGCCGGGACTACGCTACCTTGTACGTAATTTGCTGCCAGTGTTTGGGCCTAGCAGCTCGCTTTGTGAGTGGTTACTATTTCGGCAACGCCGATGAAACGCAGTACTTGCACGCCTGGGCGGAAGTGTACTTACCCGGAGCGGGTTGGCGAGGCTTCGATCCTACCCAGAATTGTCTGGCCGCCGACTCTCATTTGGTACTGGCCGTTTCGGCCTTCCCGGAAATGATAAGTCCGGTACACGGAACGTATACCGGACCTGCCGAATCTGCGTTGGAGACTTCAGTCGAAGTCATTCCTTCAGCAATCTTATACTAA
- a CDS encoding peptidase — translation MTYCLGIKTKTGLIALADTRLTSGSEVTTNKKISIHQVEHHSLFIMTSGLRSVRDKAITYFREVIAERDANFNKLYKAVNAFGEQVRRVAQEDKNALAEAGLSFNLYAIVGGQLQDDDEHKLYMLYPEGNWIEVGPSTPFFIIGNTGYGTPILRRGLRYDTPLKDALKIGFLSFDSTRVSANDVDFPIDIAVYERDSFHITEHRFEKEDVEQIAHQWGALLVSSVQRLPSDWMKPVFEPHEQQILNDQ, via the coding sequence ATGACGTATTGCCTTGGCATCAAAACAAAGACCGGCTTAATCGCTCTGGCAGACACCCGCCTTACTTCGGGTTCGGAAGTGACGACGAACAAGAAAATTTCCATTCATCAAGTAGAGCATCATTCCCTGTTTATCATGACTTCCGGGTTACGGTCGGTACGGGACAAAGCCATTACCTATTTCCGGGAAGTGATTGCCGAACGCGATGCTAACTTTAACAAACTATACAAGGCCGTAAATGCCTTTGGTGAGCAGGTACGGCGGGTTGCTCAGGAGGATAAAAATGCTCTGGCCGAAGCTGGCCTTTCCTTCAACCTGTACGCAATTGTGGGCGGACAGTTACAAGATGACGACGAACACAAGCTGTACATGCTGTATCCGGAAGGAAACTGGATTGAGGTGGGTCCGAGTACGCCTTTTTTCATTATTGGGAATACGGGTTACGGTACCCCCATTCTGCGTCGGGGTTTACGCTACGATACACCCCTGAAGGATGCCCTGAAAATTGGCTTTCTTTCCTTTGACTCTACCCGAGTAAGTGCCAACGACGTTGACTTTCCGATTGACATTGCCGTGTACGAACGCGATAGTTTTCATATTACGGAACATCGCTTTGAAAAAGAAGACGTCGAGCAGATTGCTCACCAGTGGGGAGCCCTGCTGGTTTCGTCGGTACAACGACTTCCTAGCGACTGGATGAAGCCCGTTTTTGAGCCCCACGAACAACAAATACTGAATGATCAATAA
- a CDS encoding alpha-E domain-containing protein translates to MLSRVANSIYWMNRYVERAENYSRFVDVNFNLMLDLPPDVEEQWEPLIIATADNKLFYEHFQEPSRENIIFFMTFDSRNPNSILSTLQYARENARTIRETISREMWEQLNALYWKVKEAATQSKHWEMRHFQDFYEEIKLGCQTFYGIIESTISRNEGWHFARLGRMLERADKTTRFLDVKYFTLLPDVGAVGSPLDLLLWSSVLKSVSAYNMYRQRFRNMSPAHIVEFLILEKNFPRSVMHSLKRAELSLYEISGGFIGNSYTNKAERVLSKLRSEIEFMTIEDIFSTGLHEFLDNFQSKNNAAGAAIFETYFDLKPVV, encoded by the coding sequence ATGCTGAGTCGCGTTGCAAATTCAATCTACTGGATGAATCGTTATGTAGAGCGAGCCGAAAATTATTCGCGGTTTGTGGATGTGAACTTTAATTTGATGCTGGATTTGCCACCGGATGTGGAAGAACAATGGGAACCTCTGATCATTGCGACGGCCGATAATAAACTCTTCTACGAGCACTTTCAGGAACCAAGTCGAGAGAATATTATCTTCTTCATGACTTTTGACTCCCGTAACCCCAACTCTATCCTCAGTACCTTGCAGTACGCCCGCGAAAATGCCCGTACCATTCGGGAAACTATCTCGCGGGAAATGTGGGAACAACTCAATGCCTTGTACTGGAAAGTAAAAGAAGCGGCCACCCAATCCAAGCACTGGGAGATGCGGCATTTCCAGGATTTTTACGAAGAAATTAAACTCGGCTGTCAGACTTTCTACGGTATCATTGAATCCACCATTAGCCGGAATGAAGGCTGGCACTTCGCTCGATTGGGCCGGATGCTGGAACGAGCGGATAAAACCACGCGTTTCCTGGACGTAAAGTATTTCACCCTCCTACCCGACGTCGGTGCCGTTGGTTCGCCCCTGGATCTACTGCTGTGGTCATCGGTACTGAAATCCGTATCGGCTTACAATATGTATCGCCAGCGGTTCCGGAATATGTCTCCCGCCCATATCGTTGAGTTTCTGATTCTGGAAAAGAATTTCCCCCGTTCGGTCATGCATTCTTTGAAGCGAGCTGAACTCTCGCTGTACGAAATTTCCGGCGGTTTTATCGGTAATAGTTACACCAACAAGGCCGAACGCGTGCTGAGTAAACTTCGCAGTGAAATTGAGTTCATGACGATTGAAGACATTTTCAGTACGGGCTTACACGAATTTCTGGACAATTTTCAGTCCAAAAACAATGCCGCAGGAGCGGCCATTTTTGAGACGTATTTCGATCTGAAACCCGTCGTTTAA
- the atpG gene encoding ATP synthase F1 subunit gamma has product MANLKEVRNRIASVNSTQQITKAMKMVAAAKLRRAQDNILQMRPYAQKLGEMLQTVSAGAEAAQENPFKQERPIEKVLMVVITSDRGLCGAFNANVSKAATAVINEKYAAQKRAGNVHILSIGKKGGEFFTRRGYKVNALYEDTFTRLSFGVVRQAADEIMNAFLNNQYDIVEIVYNEFKNVATQIVRVEQFLPIVESTTQDTATPGDYIFEPSEEEIIKELIPKSLKIQLYRAVLESNASEHGARMTAMDKATDNAGELLKNLRIEYNRSRQAAITTEILEIVAGAEALAGN; this is encoded by the coding sequence ATGGCTAACTTAAAAGAAGTTCGTAACCGGATTGCCTCCGTGAACTCTACCCAGCAAATCACCAAAGCCATGAAAATGGTGGCGGCGGCTAAATTGCGGAGAGCTCAGGATAACATCCTTCAAATGCGGCCTTACGCTCAGAAACTGGGCGAAATGCTTCAGACCGTATCGGCAGGAGCAGAAGCGGCCCAGGAAAATCCTTTTAAACAGGAACGCCCCATTGAGAAAGTTCTTATGGTGGTGATTACCTCCGATCGTGGTCTTTGTGGGGCATTCAATGCCAACGTAAGCAAAGCTGCAACGGCTGTTATCAATGAAAAGTACGCCGCTCAGAAACGGGCCGGCAACGTTCATATTCTTTCCATCGGCAAAAAAGGCGGCGAATTTTTTACCCGCCGTGGCTATAAAGTCAACGCTCTGTATGAAGATACCTTTACTCGCTTGAGCTTCGGTGTCGTTCGTCAGGCGGCCGACGAAATCATGAACGCTTTTCTAAACAATCAGTACGACATCGTAGAGATTGTTTACAACGAATTCAAAAACGTAGCTACGCAAATTGTTCGCGTGGAGCAGTTCCTGCCCATCGTTGAAAGCACGACCCAGGATACGGCAACACCCGGCGACTATATTTTTGAACCTTCGGAAGAAGAAATCATTAAGGAACTGATTCCTAAATCGTTGAAAATTCAGTTATACCGGGCCGTACTGGAGTCTAATGCTTCTGAACACGGTGCCCGTATGACGGCGATGGACAAAGCAACCGACAACGCGGGTGAACTACTGAAGAACCTGCGGATTGAGTATAACCGTTCACGTCAGGCGGCGATTACGACGGAGATCCTTGAAATTGTAGCGGGTGCGGAAGCCCTGGCTGGCAATTAA
- the atpA gene encoding F0F1 ATP synthase subunit alpha codes for MASVRPDEVSAILREQLSGAKSAAELEEVGTVLQIGDGVARIYGLSNVQAGELLAFENGVKALALNLEEDNVGAVLLGEFSDIKEGDTVKRTRQIASIRVGEGMLGRVVNTLGEPIDGNGPISGTLYDMPIERKAPGVIYRQPVTEPLQSGIKAIDAMIPVGRGQRELIIGDRQTGKTTVAIDTIINQKEFYDAGQPVYCIYVACGQKASTIKQVEQALRKAGAMDYTVIVAAAASDSAPMQFYAPFTGAAIGEYFRDTGRPALVVYDDLSKQAVAYRTVSLLLRRPPGREAYPGDVFYLHSRLLERAAKVIANDEIAATMNDLPDSLKPIVKGGGSLTALPIIETQAGDVSAYIPTNVISITDGQIFLESNLFNAGIRPAINVGISVSRVGGNAQIKSMKKVAGTLKLDQAQFRELEAFAKFGSDLDAATKLTIERGRRNLEILIQKQGAPQRVEEQVAMIHVSTKGLIDTVPVNQVRQFEADFINLLRAQHADVLKQLKAGKYDDTITSTLEKVAKEVAIKYNLAVA; via the coding sequence ATGGCATCAGTTAGACCCGATGAGGTATCGGCAATACTACGGGAGCAACTTTCCGGAGCAAAGTCAGCCGCCGAGCTCGAAGAAGTGGGTACGGTTCTCCAGATCGGTGACGGTGTGGCCCGTATTTATGGACTATCCAACGTTCAAGCCGGTGAGCTGCTCGCCTTTGAAAATGGCGTAAAAGCCCTGGCCCTAAACCTCGAAGAAGATAATGTCGGGGCCGTATTATTAGGTGAATTTTCCGATATTAAGGAAGGTGACACCGTAAAACGGACGCGTCAAATTGCCTCCATCCGCGTAGGTGAAGGCATGCTTGGCCGGGTAGTCAATACCCTGGGCGAGCCCATCGATGGCAATGGCCCGATTAGTGGAACTCTGTACGATATGCCCATCGAGCGTAAAGCTCCGGGGGTAATCTATCGTCAGCCCGTAACCGAGCCTCTGCAATCCGGTATCAAAGCAATCGACGCCATGATTCCCGTAGGCCGTGGCCAGCGGGAGTTGATTATTGGTGACCGTCAGACGGGTAAAACCACTGTAGCGATCGATACCATCATCAACCAGAAAGAATTTTACGACGCTGGCCAGCCTGTGTATTGTATCTACGTAGCCTGCGGTCAGAAAGCTTCTACGATTAAGCAAGTAGAACAAGCCCTGCGTAAAGCCGGAGCTATGGACTACACCGTGATCGTTGCAGCAGCGGCTTCAGATTCTGCTCCAATGCAATTCTACGCTCCGTTTACGGGAGCAGCGATCGGCGAATACTTCCGTGACACGGGACGCCCCGCTCTGGTGGTTTACGATGACTTGTCGAAACAAGCCGTAGCGTACCGTACGGTGTCTCTGCTGCTCCGTCGTCCGCCCGGACGCGAAGCGTATCCTGGTGACGTATTCTACCTGCACAGCCGGTTATTGGAGCGTGCGGCCAAGGTTATCGCCAATGATGAGATTGCGGCTACAATGAACGACCTTCCCGATAGCCTCAAGCCGATCGTGAAAGGTGGTGGTTCATTAACGGCTCTCCCCATCATCGAAACCCAGGCTGGTGACGTTTCGGCGTATATCCCAACGAACGTAATTTCGATTACGGACGGTCAGATCTTCCTCGAATCCAACTTGTTCAACGCTGGTATCCGTCCTGCTATTAACGTAGGTATCTCGGTAAGCCGCGTAGGTGGTAACGCCCAGATCAAGTCGATGAAGAAAGTAGCTGGTACGCTGAAACTCGATCAGGCTCAGTTCCGCGAGCTGGAAGCGTTTGCCAAATTCGGTTCGGATCTGGACGCTGCTACGAAACTGACCATCGAACGGGGTCGTCGTAACCTGGAAATTCTGATTCAAAAACAAGGAGCTCCCCAACGCGTAGAAGAGCAGGTGGCCATGATCCACGTTTCTACCAAGGGCTTGATCGATACGGTTCCGGTAAATCAGGTTCGCCAGTTCGAAGCTGACTTTATCAACCTACTCCGTGCTCAGCACGCGGACGTATTAAAACAACTGAAAGCAGGGAAGTACGACGATACGATTACCTCTACGCTTGAGAAAGTAGCGAAAGAAGTAGCCATCAAGTACAACCTGGCTGTCGCCTGA